A window of Paenibacillus polygoni contains these coding sequences:
- a CDS encoding FAD-dependent oxidoreductase: protein MQTTFMEADIVIIGASLGGVAAARAAAKAGKRVVMTEETDWIGGQLTSQAVPPDEHRWIESFGCTASYREFRDRVRAYYKNNYPLTDEAMGNSILNPGNGWVSRIAHEPKVALRVLEDMLAPYVNTRQIQILYNTTAISADTQGPEIISVRARNEKSGEEYQLTGQYFLDGTDNGDLLPMTGTEYLIGSESVRQTGEPHALDEADPEDIQSITHVAAVEYVEGGNFTIPRPANYEFWRSYTPLFGDIPILSWFTADVKDTAKRKQYTMFPNDQGIPSLWTYRRIVDPFIWREPLPSGEVTLLNWAQNDYYLAPVIGVTAEQKRAHAEQAKELTLSLVYWLQTEAPRLDGGKGYPGVRLRGDVLGTEDGLAKTAYIRESRRLKALYTISEHDVSKELRGDQGIKRYSDSVGVGSYHLDLHPTTKSQRSFYIPNYPYEIPLGSFIPIRMTNYLPACKNIGMTQIANGCYRLHPTEWNIGEAAGYLAAYSVTHGIRPKQVYESAEHLASFQQLLQEQGVELHWPDEVYDSLY from the coding sequence ATGCAGACTACGTTCATGGAAGCAGATATCGTCATCATCGGAGCAAGTCTTGGGGGAGTGGCTGCAGCCAGGGCCGCAGCTAAGGCAGGAAAACGTGTAGTTATGACGGAAGAAACGGACTGGATTGGAGGACAGCTTACTTCACAAGCTGTACCGCCGGATGAACACAGGTGGATTGAATCTTTTGGCTGTACGGCAAGTTACCGCGAATTTCGGGACCGTGTCAGAGCTTATTATAAAAATAATTATCCACTCACCGATGAGGCAATGGGTAATTCTATTTTAAACCCGGGTAATGGTTGGGTAAGCCGGATCGCACATGAACCCAAAGTTGCACTGCGTGTGCTGGAAGATATGCTCGCTCCTTATGTGAATACAAGACAAATTCAAATTCTATATAACACGACAGCTATCTCCGCAGATACGCAAGGTCCAGAGATTATTTCAGTGCGAGCAAGAAATGAGAAGAGCGGCGAAGAATATCAGCTGACCGGACAATATTTTTTGGATGGTACGGATAACGGAGACCTATTGCCGATGACAGGCACAGAGTATCTAATTGGCAGTGAATCAGTCCGGCAGACCGGTGAACCCCATGCGCTGGATGAAGCGGATCCGGAAGATATTCAGTCCATTACACATGTGGCAGCAGTAGAGTATGTAGAAGGCGGAAACTTTACAATCCCCCGCCCAGCAAATTACGAGTTCTGGAGAAGTTATACGCCGCTCTTCGGGGATATTCCTATCCTCAGCTGGTTTACCGCAGATGTGAAGGATACCGCTAAACGGAAACAGTATACGATGTTCCCTAATGATCAGGGGATTCCTTCGCTGTGGACCTACCGCCGTATCGTCGATCCATTCATATGGCGTGAACCGCTGCCGTCCGGTGAAGTTACTCTACTCAACTGGGCACAAAATGATTATTACTTAGCTCCTGTCATTGGTGTGACAGCGGAGCAGAAGAGGGCGCATGCAGAGCAAGCGAAAGAATTGACACTCTCGCTCGTATACTGGCTGCAGACCGAAGCACCGAGATTAGATGGAGGCAAAGGTTATCCGGGAGTAAGGCTTCGCGGAGATGTACTCGGGACGGAAGATGGTCTCGCAAAGACTGCATATATCAGGGAATCGAGGAGACTTAAGGCCCTGTATACGATTAGTGAGCATGATGTGAGTAAAGAACTGCGCGGCGACCAGGGGATTAAGCGTTATTCAGATAGTGTGGGCGTAGGAAGTTATCATCTGGACTTGCATCCTACGACAAAGTCTCAGCGTTCGTTCTACATACCAAATTACCCTTATGAAATTCCGCTTGGCTCCTTCATTCCCATACGGATGACCAACTATCTTCCGGCTTGTAAAAATATCGGGATGACGCAGATCGCTAATGGATGTTATCGCCTGCATCCAACGGAATGGAATATAGGTGAGGCAGCAGGATATCTTGCTGCATACAGCGTGACCCATGGTATTCGTCCAAAACAGGTATACGAATCAGCAGAGCATCTGGCTTCCTTTCAGCAACTGCTGCAGGAGCAGGGCGTAGAGCTTCACTGGCCTGATGAAGTATATGATTCATTATATTAG
- a CDS encoding MurR/RpiR family transcriptional regulator, with translation MEMNDRIHTYLPSLTRSEQKVAESVLANTDDLMYYSVTELADFAGVGETTVMRFCRKIGFNGYQDFKLSLAQNVGVRRTDGQDEDEDEDHSDFVKMIYETNVNILKSSMSLLAKENLMQAIEWIDEARHVQFFGVGASGITALDAKNRLLRIGRRSEAATDSHIQAMMAVSMSEGDVAFGISVSGSTIDTNNMLMKAKENGAKVIAITNYAKSPITAIADIVLLTAGKEMPLEGGSIGAKISQLFIIDLICEGLARRNVVLTKQMKEKTARAVIDRSY, from the coding sequence ATGGAAATGAATGATCGGATTCATACGTATTTACCTTCCCTAACAAGGTCAGAGCAAAAAGTAGCGGAAAGTGTCCTGGCGAATACCGATGATCTCATGTATTACTCGGTTACCGAACTTGCTGATTTTGCGGGTGTTGGGGAGACCACCGTTATGCGGTTTTGCAGAAAAATTGGATTTAACGGCTACCAAGACTTTAAATTATCGCTTGCCCAGAATGTTGGGGTGAGAAGGACAGATGGTCAGGACGAAGACGAAGATGAGGATCATAGTGATTTTGTGAAAATGATCTACGAGACAAATGTGAATATTCTGAAATCGAGCATGAGTTTGCTTGCAAAAGAGAACTTGATGCAGGCCATTGAATGGATAGACGAAGCGAGACATGTGCAATTTTTTGGAGTGGGAGCTTCAGGAATTACCGCACTGGATGCGAAGAACCGGCTGCTTCGTATAGGGAGAAGATCGGAAGCTGCAACCGACAGTCATATTCAGGCGATGATGGCGGTCAGTATGTCAGAAGGAGATGTAGCCTTTGGGATCAGTGTTTCGGGAAGTACGATAGATACCAATAATATGCTGATGAAAGCCAAAGAAAATGGAGCTAAAGTGATCGCCATCACGAATTATGCCAAATCACCGATTACAGCGATAGCAGATATTGTGCTCCTTACCGCCGGTAAAGAGATGCCGCTCGAAGGCGGTTCGATCGGGGCTAAAATTTCGCAATTATTCATCATTGATCTTATCTGCGAGGGTTTGGCCCGCCGTAATGTTGTGCTGACAAAACAGATGAAAGAAAAGACGGCAAGAGCCGTCATCGATCGAAGCTATTAA
- a CDS encoding DUF4127 family protein, producing MQITFIPLDERPCNYEFPYMLVQGTEHKIDRPPLSMMGQKKTPGDWEQLWTWLEEKIETADGAVIALDTLLYGGIIPSRLHYFSETVLLERLNRLRKIKEKRPELKLLAFQLIMRCPQYSISDEEPDYYADWGREIFRKGYIDHRKELNIVAPEELEELSDINSRLPDEVLNDYLGRRKINMEANKAVLELVKDGTIEFLIFPQDDSAPYGYTAKDQQVARQRIGELDLELKAYMYPGADEVGCTLMARLINEWKGVQPLVYPRLSSIQGAFVTPVYEDRFFYETLKYQITAAGALIASSAAEADLILLASTPGETMMEAVSQEHPFFSYDVYRNLMELVEYGSYLLKQGKAVAVADVGYANGADLKLVKMLRQKGMLFQLAGYAAWNTSSNSLGTVISQALLYTHYGRTQEHLDFLSLRYAEDAGYCAIVRKELNAGLVDQMGYNKFLLDGPRGEVASYVRARLAEVLEEKINGSEGKVTITDCYMPWNRTFEVGLKVKYTQE from the coding sequence GTGCAAATCACCTTTATCCCTTTAGATGAAAGACCATGTAACTACGAATTCCCGTACATGCTTGTCCAAGGAACGGAGCATAAAATCGACCGCCCCCCATTGTCCATGATGGGACAAAAGAAAACACCGGGAGACTGGGAACAACTGTGGACATGGCTCGAAGAGAAAATAGAAACCGCAGATGGAGCGGTTATTGCGCTGGATACATTGCTGTATGGAGGAATCATCCCTTCTCGCCTGCATTATTTTAGTGAAACCGTATTACTCGAACGGCTGAACCGATTGCGAAAAATAAAAGAGAAGCGTCCTGAACTGAAACTGCTGGCCTTCCAGCTCATCATGCGTTGTCCGCAGTATTCGATCTCGGATGAAGAACCGGATTATTATGCCGACTGGGGCCGCGAAATTTTCCGGAAGGGGTACATTGATCACCGAAAAGAGCTGAATATTGTAGCGCCAGAAGAACTGGAGGAACTGAGCGATATCAATAGCCGCCTGCCGGATGAGGTGCTGAATGATTATTTAGGCCGAAGAAAAATCAATATGGAAGCGAACAAAGCTGTGCTGGAACTTGTAAAAGACGGGACGATTGAGTTTCTGATTTTTCCGCAGGACGACTCTGCACCGTATGGTTATACAGCAAAGGATCAGCAGGTAGCAAGGCAGCGTATTGGAGAACTGGATCTGGAACTGAAAGCGTATATGTATCCGGGAGCCGATGAGGTGGGATGTACGCTGATGGCGAGGCTGATTAACGAGTGGAAAGGGGTACAGCCGCTTGTATATCCAAGGCTGTCTTCCATTCAAGGGGCTTTTGTGACCCCGGTTTATGAGGATCGTTTTTTCTATGAAACACTGAAATACCAGATTACTGCGGCAGGTGCACTGATTGCTTCGAGTGCAGCGGAAGCGGACCTCATCTTACTGGCAAGCACACCTGGAGAGACCATGATGGAAGCTGTTTCGCAGGAACATCCTTTTTTCAGTTATGATGTGTACCGAAATTTAATGGAGCTGGTGGAGTACGGGAGTTACCTGCTGAAGCAGGGAAAAGCGGTAGCGGTAGCCGATGTAGGATATGCCAACGGGGCAGATCTGAAGCTTGTAAAGATGCTGCGTCAAAAAGGAATGCTGTTTCAGCTGGCAGGTTATGCCGCTTGGAACACAAGTTCAAATTCACTCGGGACCGTGATATCCCAGGCCCTTCTATACACCCATTATGGACGTACGCAGGAACATCTCGATTTTCTATCCCTTCGATATGCTGAGGATGCGGGTTACTGCGCCATCGTGCGGAAAGAGCTGAATGCTGGTCTCGTAGATCAGATGGGATATAACAAGTTTCTGCTGGATGGGCCTCGCGGTGAAGTAGCAAGTTATGTAAGAGCGAGATTAGCAGAAGTATTAGAAGAGAAGATCAATGGTTCCGAGGGTAAGGTAACGATCACCGATTGTTATATGCCATGGAATCGTACGTTTGAAGTCGGATTGAAAGTGAAATATACGCAGGAGTAG
- a CDS encoding carbohydrate ABC transporter permease — MRWIRSESFAAWAFMTPGLIIIAVFVFWPILYGIPLSLTNYSVIAETKYVGLTNFKNAFLDKNFTISLWNSLLYVIVVPFIQIFSILMAILVNSRIPGIKLFRAAFYIPVVTSMVAVALIWSWLLSNNGVVNYLLMKVGIISEQISWLSASETALATLMFITMWKALGYYMMLYLAGLQGIPNDLYEAARVDGANRLQLIWSITLPLLRPHIFFCSLISVMGAVRVFDEVYILTKGGPGTSTLVSSVYIFEKGINQFNFGYASALGLIVSVLIGGLSVLVFKFNQKGGVNPY; from the coding sequence GTGAGATGGATTCGCTCCGAGTCTTTTGCTGCCTGGGCTTTCATGACCCCGGGGCTGATCATTATCGCCGTATTCGTATTTTGGCCGATTCTTTACGGAATTCCGTTATCACTAACGAACTATTCTGTCATCGCAGAGACCAAATATGTCGGGCTGACTAATTTTAAAAATGCTTTTCTAGATAAGAACTTCACGATCTCGCTATGGAACTCACTGCTGTATGTTATCGTAGTGCCGTTCATTCAGATTTTCTCCATCCTGATGGCTATCCTGGTGAATAGTCGCATTCCGGGAATTAAGCTGTTTCGTGCCGCGTTCTATATTCCTGTTGTTACTTCGATGGTGGCTGTGGCGCTGATCTGGAGCTGGCTCCTAAGTAATAACGGGGTAGTGAACTACCTGCTTATGAAAGTAGGAATTATTAGTGAGCAAATCTCGTGGTTATCTGCTAGTGAAACGGCACTTGCGACCTTGATGTTCATTACCATGTGGAAGGCGCTTGGATATTATATGATGCTTTATTTAGCAGGTCTGCAAGGGATTCCGAATGATCTGTACGAGGCAGCAAGGGTGGATGGTGCGAACCGACTTCAGCTGATTTGGAGTATTACCCTTCCGCTGCTGCGTCCCCATATTTTCTTCTGTTCCTTGATTTCTGTCATGGGTGCAGTGCGGGTCTTTGACGAAGTATATATTCTGACAAAAGGCGGACCCGGAACGTCAACGCTCGTATCGAGTGTGTATATTTTTGAAAAAGGGATTAACCAATTTAACTTCGGTTATGCCTCTGCGCTTGGATTAATCGTCAGCGTGCTGATCGGCGGACTAAGCGTGCTCGTATTTAAGTTCAATCAGAAAGGCGGTGTCAATCCTTACTGA
- a CDS encoding ABC transporter substrate-binding protein, with protein MRRNRKGMKLTCLTVLLLAMFISACSGGGGTAEPADPKPADPGKGEVSSEPVTLKFWTIALQPKFNDYFNKLITEYEAAHENVTIEWQDYPYDAITQKLLTSSASNTSPDVVNLNTEFANQMGTKGALVDLNEYLTAEEKAEYFDGIFDSTVLGDKAYALPWYTGTEVLFMNKKIVEAAGLDPASPPQTREELADWARTVKEKTGKMGYALNLVTKLLTIDGIPILNEDKSAAAFNTPEMAATVENLKKLMDEGLIVKEDSDLGKQVQFYSAEQTAFVLAGPTFINFIKTSAPEIYENTVAVSLPTGKAGLRLSNSMDLVVPSKSKHPKEAAEFAKFITNAENQTAFSKEANTLPSTKKSVEDPFFTESDGSLEAEAKLASSQSLDKATDHMVGVPNASDINSALARGLQDMLLNGKEIQATLKSMETEVNNILKQ; from the coding sequence ATGAGAAGAAACAGAAAAGGGATGAAGCTAACCTGCCTTACCGTTTTACTGTTAGCTATGTTTATTAGTGCTTGTTCAGGTGGAGGAGGTACGGCAGAACCGGCTGATCCGAAACCTGCTGATCCGGGAAAAGGGGAAGTAAGCAGTGAACCCGTTACACTGAAGTTCTGGACGATTGCACTGCAGCCCAAGTTTAACGATTATTTCAACAAGCTCATTACCGAGTACGAAGCTGCCCATGAGAATGTCACAATCGAATGGCAGGATTACCCCTATGATGCTATTACACAGAAGCTGCTCACGAGCAGTGCAAGTAACACAAGCCCCGACGTTGTAAACCTCAATACGGAATTTGCCAACCAGATGGGCACCAAAGGAGCTCTGGTTGATCTAAATGAATACCTCACCGCCGAAGAAAAAGCCGAATATTTTGATGGAATTTTCGATTCAACCGTTCTTGGAGATAAAGCATATGCATTGCCGTGGTACACAGGCACGGAAGTTCTTTTTATGAACAAAAAAATAGTGGAAGCTGCCGGACTTGATCCAGCAAGCCCGCCTCAAACGCGAGAAGAGCTTGCAGACTGGGCTCGTACAGTAAAAGAAAAGACAGGCAAAATGGGATATGCCTTAAATCTGGTTACGAAACTGCTGACCATTGATGGTATCCCGATTCTTAATGAAGATAAATCCGCCGCTGCTTTTAACACACCGGAGATGGCAGCTACAGTAGAGAACCTCAAGAAACTGATGGATGAAGGACTCATCGTTAAAGAAGATTCCGATCTTGGGAAGCAGGTTCAGTTCTATTCTGCAGAGCAGACTGCTTTTGTACTCGCAGGACCAACATTTATCAACTTTATTAAGACATCCGCTCCAGAAATTTACGAGAATACAGTAGCCGTATCTCTTCCAACTGGAAAAGCAGGGCTTCGTTTATCAAATTCCATGGACCTTGTTGTACCTAGTAAATCTAAGCATCCAAAAGAAGCAGCAGAGTTCGCTAAATTCATTACCAATGCAGAGAACCAAACTGCTTTCTCTAAAGAGGCAAATACACTGCCATCGACTAAAAAATCAGTAGAAGATCCATTCTTTACGGAATCCGATGGTTCACTTGAAGCAGAAGCAAAACTTGCTTCGAGTCAAAGTCTTGATAAAGCAACCGACCATATGGTGGGCGTACCGAATGCATCGGACATTAACTCTGCTCTAGCCCGCGGATTACAAGATATGCTGCTAAATGGGAAAGAGATTCAAGCCACCCTTAAGTCGATGGAAACTGAGGTCAATAATATTTTGAAACAATAG
- a CDS encoding MraY family glycosyltransferase encodes MLYAGALILSIAIVVFLIPPLGRLALRIDFVDKPREDEERKLHKKPIPLTASYAIFIGFFITYLLFSGEYTWQTGALFLGGLLLLIIGTVDDWFKTKGKDFPALPKMVVQMSAAVIAYLAGIRFSGFYNPFSEEYISLPVWLQFTLTILWIFGVTTVINFSDGMDGLAGGLSAISGTTLFIVALTMGQGNSAMLAIVLVGVTIGYLKFNKPPARVFMGDAGATFLGFILAVIALDGAFKQATVLSILIPILALGVPIFDNLFVVVKRFLGGKAIYQADASQAHYRLLRAGLSQKQVVAVLCLVSVCLCLSSIILMLVQM; translated from the coding sequence ATGCTTTATGCAGGAGCCCTTATACTATCCATAGCTATTGTTGTTTTTCTAATTCCCCCGCTCGGGCGTCTGGCCCTTCGAATCGATTTTGTAGACAAGCCCCGGGAAGATGAAGAACGTAAATTACATAAGAAACCGATTCCTTTAACGGCAAGTTATGCGATTTTCATCGGTTTTTTCATTACATATCTTCTGTTTTCAGGAGAATATACTTGGCAGACAGGGGCTTTATTTTTAGGCGGATTACTGCTTCTTATCATTGGCACCGTGGATGACTGGTTTAAGACTAAGGGAAAAGATTTCCCTGCTCTGCCCAAAATGGTAGTTCAGATGTCTGCTGCTGTCATTGCCTACCTTGCTGGGATTCGCTTCAGCGGTTTCTATAACCCGTTCAGTGAAGAATATATTTCTCTTCCTGTCTGGCTGCAGTTTACCCTCACCATTCTCTGGATTTTCGGTGTAACAACAGTAATTAACTTCTCGGATGGAATGGATGGTCTAGCTGGAGGGTTGTCCGCTATTTCGGGAACAACTTTGTTTATTGTGGCACTGACCATGGGACAAGGGAATTCTGCCATGCTGGCTATTGTACTCGTGGGTGTGACCATCGGATATCTCAAGTTCAACAAACCGCCTGCAAGAGTCTTTATGGGAGATGCCGGAGCCACTTTTCTTGGTTTCATTCTTGCCGTTATTGCCTTGGATGGTGCCTTCAAGCAGGCTACGGTACTATCGATTCTCATTCCGATCCTGGCGCTTGGTGTTCCTATTTTCGACAACCTGTTTGTTGTGGTCAAAAGATTTCTGGGCGGCAAAGCCATCTATCAAGCAGATGCCAGTCAAGCACATTATAGACTGCTTCGTGCCGGGCTTTCTCAAAAACAAGTTGTTGCCGTTCTATGCCTTGTCAGCGTCTGCTTATGTTTGTCTTCCATCATTCTTATGCTCGTTCAAATGTAG
- a CDS encoding N-acetylmannosamine-6-phosphate 2-epimerase, with translation MKQIRKGLIASCQALPGEPLFGSDTMAKMAKAAEAGGAVAIRANSAEDVRAIKQAVELPVIGIVKRDYADSEVYITPTPREVDELIEAGADMIAIDATQRKRPGEITLETMVDYMRSLNIPIMADISTLQEGEYAASLGVTCVSTTLSGYTPYSPNLQGPDLELIKEAVHKLTIPVIAEGRIQEPSQVEEVLRLGAYAVVVGSAISRPQLITKRFADAARKAVILLNGNE, from the coding sequence ATGAAGCAGATTCGGAAGGGACTCATTGCCTCGTGCCAAGCTTTGCCCGGAGAGCCTCTGTTCGGTTCGGATACGATGGCAAAAATGGCAAAAGCAGCCGAGGCAGGAGGAGCTGTTGCGATTCGGGCCAACAGTGCCGAAGATGTGAGAGCAATCAAACAAGCTGTAGAGCTGCCTGTCATTGGGATCGTGAAACGAGATTACGCTGATTCAGAGGTATATATCACTCCTACTCCCAGAGAAGTCGATGAATTGATTGAAGCAGGAGCAGATATGATTGCCATAGATGCCACGCAGCGTAAAAGACCTGGAGAGATCACACTTGAGACGATGGTAGATTATATGCGTTCACTGAATATACCGATCATGGCAGATATATCAACGCTTCAGGAGGGCGAGTATGCAGCTTCTCTTGGGGTTACCTGTGTATCAACGACACTCTCTGGCTATACACCGTATTCTCCAAATCTACAAGGACCGGATCTCGAACTTATAAAAGAAGCAGTCCATAAACTAACTATACCTGTCATTGCCGAGGGCAGGATTCAAGAACCTTCACAGGTAGAAGAAGTACTTCGGCTTGGAGCATACGCCGTGGTCGTCGGCTCTGCAATCTCCAGACCACAGCTGATTACCAAACGGTTTGCCGATGCCGCACGGAAGGCAGTGATCCTACTCAATGGAAATGAATGA
- a CDS encoding YhgE/Pip family protein, with amino-acid sequence MKKIFSIYTQDLNRIVHNWPALVIILGLVILPSLYAWFNIESSWDPYSNTGGIKVAVVSKDEGTELLGKSINAGQEIIDTLHTNNKIGWVFTSEEEALSGVKKGRYYASIIIPADFSAGLATALSDNPSEPELEYYVNEKINAVAPKITSSGATSIVSEISSNFVKTANGVIFKAFNEIGVKLEEELPSIEKLKALVYRFEDMVPDLVKAADTATQDVADLKKMVEQVKEILPSMEQTVNQASEFSAKLADVLPKVQDTLESVSPLIKQDITLINQAASSALTALEAIQNAALTPAEITERLDHLEPKLTSLLQLTEDARGWIEAIQNFLPEQVYTNFISKLSSLSDRLTAQLNAINSIRGALEEGQDPSELLDNLYNAAQETASISKNILLRYDSEIAPAVKTAVEKAADTAQKANQTLQTAVTALPRIKEIIADAEKGLIAGGEALTKVKSELPEVQKKITEIANSIREFDRTGNLQEIIDLLQIDFQKESSFFASPVSLVEHKLYPIPNYGSAMSPFFSTLSLWVGALLLVSLLSVEVHEPSHLEKEENHSSNHQVKSSYQPYQVYFGRYLTFMTLALLQSLVVTLGDIFLLHAYVHDPVYFVWFGMLISSVFMIIVYTLVSVFGNVGKAIAIVLLVLQLGGAGGTFPIEVTPFFFQLIHPFLPFTYGISLMREATGGILWEVITRDIVVLLLMAGLFMLLGLLLKKPINQLSEPLVKKARKSNIIH; translated from the coding sequence ATGAAGAAAATATTCTCTATATACACTCAAGATTTAAACCGCATTGTTCACAATTGGCCTGCCCTGGTCATTATTCTAGGTCTCGTTATCCTTCCTTCTCTCTATGCTTGGTTTAACATTGAATCTTCTTGGGACCCCTACAGCAATACCGGTGGAATTAAAGTGGCTGTCGTAAGCAAGGATGAAGGAACAGAGCTCCTAGGCAAATCCATAAATGCAGGGCAAGAAATCATAGATACACTACATACGAATAACAAAATTGGCTGGGTTTTCACGAGTGAAGAAGAAGCTTTATCCGGGGTGAAAAAAGGGCGCTATTACGCCAGCATTATCATTCCTGCAGATTTTTCTGCCGGGCTTGCTACTGCACTTTCGGATAACCCCTCGGAGCCGGAACTCGAGTATTATGTAAACGAAAAAATAAATGCCGTTGCACCCAAAATCACTTCTTCGGGTGCGACGAGTATTGTGAGCGAGATTAGCAGTAATTTTGTGAAAACGGCAAATGGCGTGATCTTCAAAGCATTTAATGAAATAGGGGTGAAGCTGGAAGAGGAGCTCCCTTCCATTGAAAAGTTAAAAGCCCTTGTTTATCGTTTTGAAGATATGGTACCTGATCTAGTAAAGGCAGCAGATACCGCAACTCAAGATGTAGCTGATCTTAAAAAGATGGTGGAACAGGTAAAAGAAATTCTGCCATCCATGGAGCAAACCGTAAATCAGGCTTCTGAATTCTCGGCTAAACTTGCGGACGTGCTGCCTAAGGTACAAGATACCCTAGAATCTGTATCACCGCTCATCAAACAAGACATCACTCTGATTAACCAGGCAGCCAGTTCTGCCCTCACCGCACTTGAAGCTATTCAAAATGCGGCGCTCACCCCAGCAGAGATTACCGAGCGCCTTGATCATCTTGAGCCGAAGCTTACTTCGCTTCTCCAGTTGACCGAAGATGCAAGAGGATGGATAGAAGCGATTCAGAACTTTTTGCCGGAACAGGTGTATACCAATTTTATTTCAAAGCTCTCATCATTGTCTGACAGATTAACAGCGCAGCTGAATGCGATAAACAGTATCCGCGGCGCGCTTGAAGAGGGACAAGATCCATCTGAACTGCTGGACAATCTATACAACGCAGCGCAAGAAACAGCTTCCATCAGTAAAAATATACTCCTTCGGTATGACAGTGAAATTGCTCCTGCTGTGAAGACGGCGGTGGAGAAAGCAGCCGATACTGCCCAAAAAGCTAATCAAACGCTGCAGACAGCGGTAACAGCTTTGCCTCGTATTAAAGAAATCATAGCAGACGCTGAAAAGGGCCTGATTGCAGGGGGAGAGGCTTTGACGAAGGTCAAGTCTGAACTGCCCGAGGTCCAGAAAAAAATAACCGAAATCGCTAATAGTATTCGTGAGTTTGACCGTACCGGCAATCTGCAAGAAATTATTGATTTATTGCAGATTGATTTTCAGAAAGAGAGCAGCTTTTTTGCCTCTCCCGTATCTTTAGTAGAACATAAACTCTATCCCATTCCGAATTACGGATCAGCCATGTCTCCCTTTTTTAGTACCTTATCTCTGTGGGTGGGAGCACTGCTGCTTGTCTCTCTGCTGTCAGTGGAAGTACATGAACCTTCCCACTTGGAAAAAGAGGAGAATCACTCTAGTAATCACCAGGTAAAATCCTCTTATCAACCTTATCAAGTGTACTTTGGCCGCTACCTGACTTTTATGACACTGGCACTGTTGCAGTCGCTGGTAGTTACACTTGGTGATATATTTTTACTGCACGCCTATGTGCATGACCCTGTATATTTTGTATGGTTTGGAATGCTGATCAGCAGCGTATTCATGATCATTGTATATACACTCGTCTCCGTCTTTGGCAATGTAGGTAAGGCAATAGCTATCGTCCTGCTTGTCTTGCAGCTTGGCGGAGCAGGCGGTACATTTCCTATTGAAGTGACCCCTTTCTTTTTTCAGCTGATTCATCCGTTCCTTCCTTTTACGTATGGCATCAGCCTCATGAGAGAAGCGACCGGGGGCATCTTATGGGAAGTGATCACAAGAGATATTGTAGTTCTTCTGCTCATGGCTGGACTCTTTATGCTGCTTGGTTTGTTACTTAAGAAACCGATCAATCAATTGTCAGAACCACTCGTTAAAAAAGCGAGAAAAAGCAACATCATTCATTGA
- a CDS encoding carbohydrate ABC transporter permease — METTRRAKNVRKIMNMAVTYFFLILLAIFMMGPFLWLLSVSLMPGRNVFATPPAIFPTFIDFDNYVQVWAFLNFPRYILNTVIITALGVVFNIVLACMTGYPLAVFRFKGRNFVFVTMIATMIIPSSTAMIVHYLTIQELHLMNTYLGVVLPAAVSVFNIFLMRQTFLGIPIDVRDSGKMDGASEFRIWWQLILPLVKPGIAVIALLEVMSFWNSFLWPIVILEDTNKYPLSSALTYLNGQFSYNFGWIAAGTMISVIPIILVFLFTQRYYMEGIAGAVKG, encoded by the coding sequence ATGGAAACGACGAGAAGAGCAAAAAACGTACGCAAGATTATGAATATGGCGGTTACTTATTTCTTTTTGATTCTGCTGGCTATCTTTATGATGGGACCTTTCCTGTGGCTGCTTAGCGTTTCCTTAATGCCGGGCAGAAATGTGTTTGCTACACCACCTGCCATCTTTCCAACGTTTATTGATTTTGATAACTACGTACAGGTATGGGCGTTCCTTAACTTTCCAAGGTACATCCTGAATACCGTCATTATTACCGCACTTGGCGTAGTATTTAATATTGTACTAGCTTGTATGACCGGATACCCGCTTGCGGTGTTCCGTTTTAAGGGCAGAAATTTCGTGTTTGTGACGATGATTGCCACCATGATTATCCCTTCTTCCACCGCAATGATCGTGCACTATTTAACGATACAAGAATTGCATTTGATGAATACGTATTTGGGTGTGGTGCTGCCCGCAGCTGTTTCCGTATTTAATATCTTTTTGATGCGGCAGACTTTCCTTGGTATCCCAATTGATGTGAGAGATTCAGGGAAGATGGACGGCGCATCCGAATTCCGGATTTGGTGGCAGCTCATTTTACCCTTGGTGAAACCAGGGATTGCTGTTATTGCGCTGCTTGAGGTGATGTCATTCTGGAATAGCTTCCTGTGGCCGATTGTTATTCTTGAGGATACGAATAAGTATCCGCTGTCTTCTGCACTGACCTACCTAAATGGACAGTTCTCTTATAATTTCGGCTGGATCGCCGCCGGAACAATGATTTCTGTTATCCCTATCATCCTGGTTTTCCTCTTCACACAGCGTTACTACATGGAAGGCATCGCCGGAGCTGTAAAAGGATAA